Proteins from a single region of Chlorocebus sabaeus isolate Y175 chromosome 7, mChlSab1.0.hap1, whole genome shotgun sequence:
- the DDIT4L gene encoding DNA damage-inducible transcript 4-like protein, translating to MVATGSLSSKNPASISELLDCGYHPESLLSDFDYWDYVVPEPNLNEVIFEESTCQNLVKMLENCLSKSKQTKLGCSKVLVPEKLTQRIAQDVLRLSSTEPCGLRGCVMHVNLEIENVCKKLDRIVCDSSVVPTFELTLVFKQENCSWTSFRDFFFSRGRFSSGFRRTLILSSGFRLVKKKLYSLIGTTVIEGS from the exons ATGGTTGCAACTGGCAGTTTGAGCAGTAAGAACCCGGCCAGCATTTCAGAATTGCTGGACTGTGGCTATCACCCAGAGAGCCTGCTAAGTG ATTTTGACTACTGGGATTATGTTGTTCCTGAACCCAACCTCAACGAGGTAATATTTGAGGAATCAACTTGCCAGAATTTGGTTAAAATGCTGGAGAACTGTCTGTCCAAATCAAAGCAAACTAAACTTGGTTGCTCAAAGGTCCTTGTCCCTGAGAAACTGACCCAGAGAATTGCTCAAGATGTCCTGCGGCTTTCCTCAACAGAGCCCTGTGGCTTGCGAGGTTGTGTTATGCACGTGAACTTGGAAAttgaaaatgtatgtaaaaagCTGGATAGGATTGTGTGTGATTCTAGCGTGGTGCCTACTTTTGAGCTTACACTTGTGTttaagcaggagaactgctcatGGACTAGCTTCAGGGACTTTTTCTTTAGTAGGGGTCGCTTCTCATCTGGTTTCAGGAGAACTCTGATCCTCAGCTCAGGATTTCGACTTGTTAAGAAAAAACTTTATTCACTGATTGGAACAACAGTCATTGAAGGGTcctaa